The following are encoded together in the Brassica napus cultivar Da-Ae chromosome A9, Da-Ae, whole genome shotgun sequence genome:
- the LOC125578131 gene encoding uncharacterized protein LOC125578131, with protein MEKLRLPTFKGLSDPSTHVTSFNIAMRRANLTDEDKGAGFCQLFVETLEGPALTWFTGLRENSVDCFHDLSTAFLKNYIMFTNQETTVSDLWNLTHTSGQSLRDFMEKFKAIVSKVDIPDPIAVESLMNTLHVDSTFRQDLYRYPTKSVSDAIARSNNFIRMEEDTRAKFAKEAAAKQRPARTNDTRPEPRQHSSGGNTTQKRGYVSSVGDEESPKTAAVTREKAWNHWDRDSASKQSKSSEPASSNSEEPKKWCLYHKRDSHDTKECKVLIGQFFDGITNGTIQMPTSPTTPKNTKSWSKNKEKKAQKSQQNTAPSEERASPERTPVNNVGSANDSSEDEHPRRRRRVEVILSRPCDSSDDDSSTVQPDLRDKLNSKVEQSLTSPITDKDLRTLLKRKSATNEHVGSADLRATISKSSARRIGQNGDLHDQLNSKADDLRIQLNRSKGSDLRRRLESKKKKPAETPKFENTTDDLRKQLESMRATRTPHISVIMGGSPPCGDSVRAVKDYKRQATTSKKWPPPVENDHQITFSALDTKGVHMPHNDPLLVDLDIGECLVAKVLIDTGSSVDLIFRDTLDKMGVDLRDMKPSSRTLTGFNGASEQMIGTIHLPVYAGGITRTVKFSVIRAKAPYNAILGTPWLHSMKAVPSTYHQCVKFPSKDGKTQTIRGDQQAARELLIATVKMQQQASLVNSFSKPLHKIYPQKEEVREVAIDESDPTKIIRVGVYLSDDICSRIVSFIKDNASTFAWKTSDMKGIDPAVTSHELHVDPTFKPIRQKRRKLGPERSKAVNEEVDRLLDAGFITEVRYP; from the coding sequence ATGGAGAAACTTCGTCTTCCAACCTTCAAAGGTCTCTCCGACCCTTCTACTCATGTCACGTCCTTCAACATAGCGATGCGACGCGCAAATCTGACCGACGAAGACAAAGGCGCCGGCTTTTGCCAACTCttcgtcgaaaccctagaaggacCGGCCCTTACTTGGTTCACAGGCCTCAGAGAAAACTCCGTCGATTGTTTCCACGACCTCTCAACGGCCTTCCTGAAGAACTATATCATGTTCACTAACCAAGAAACGACCGTGTCGGATTTGTGGAACCTCACTCACACCAGCGGCCAAAGCCTCCGCGACTTCATGGAGAAGTTCAAGGCTATCGTCTCGAAAGTTGATATTCCTGACCCTATCGCTGTCGAGTCTCTGATGAACACTTTGCACGTTGACTCCACGTTCCGTCAGGATCTTTACCGATACCCGACGAAATCTGTGTCCGACGCCATCGCTCGctcgaacaacttcatccgcatggaagaagacacaaGAGCAAAGTTCGCAAAAGAAGCAGCAGCGAAACAGCGACCCGCCCGAACAAACGACACCCGCCCTGAGCCCCGCCAGCACTCCTCCGGTGGGAATACCACTCAGAAGCGAGGCTACGTTAGCTCGGTCGGCGACGAGGAATCGCCAAAAACAGCAGCCGTCACGCGAGAGAAAGCCTGGAACCACTGGGATCGAGACTCCGCCTCGAAGCAATCAAAGTCGTCCGAACCAGCGAGTTCAAACTCCGAGGAGCCAAAGAAATGGTGCCTCTACCACAAAAGGGATTCCCATGATACGAAAGAATGCAAAGTCCTCATCGGGCAATTTTTCGACGGGATCACTAACGGGACAATTCAAATGCCCAcctctccaacgacaccgaaaaacaccaaaagttggagtaagaacaaggagaagaaggcacagaAGTCTCAACAGAACACGGCCCCGAGCGAGGAAAGAGCGAGCCCTGAGCGCACTCCTGTCAACAACGTTGGCTCCGCCAACGATTCGTCAGAAGACGAACATCCGCGTCGCCGGCGACGAGTGGAAGTCATACTCTCTCGCCCTTGTGACTCCTCTGACGACGACTCCTCGACAGTGCAACCAGATTTACGCGACAAACTGAACAGCAAAGTTGAGCAGTCTCTCACTTCCCCGATAACAGATAAAGACCTGCGCACCCTATTGAAGCGAAAGAGCGCTACGAACGAACACGTAGGAAGCGCCGACCTCCGTGCGACCATCTCAAAATCCAGCGCCCGGAGAATAGGTCAAAACGGCGACCTTCACGACCAGCTCAATTCAAAGGCCGATGACCTGCGAATCCAACTCAACCGTTCGAAAGGGTCCGATCTGCGACGACGTCtcgaatcaaaaaagaaaaagcccgCAGAAACTCCTAAATTCGAGAACACAACTGATGATTTGAGGAAGCAACTCGAATCAATGCGAGCTACCCGCACCCCGCACATTAGCGTCATAATGGGAGGATCACCCCCTTGCGGTGACTCAGTTCGAGCCGTCAAAGACTACAAACGACAAGCCACCACCTCCAAGAAGTGGCCTCCTCCAGTCGAAAATGATCACCAGATCACTTTTTCGGCACTAGATACCAAGGGCGTCCACATGCCACACAACGATCCTCTCCTCGTCGACCTCGACATCGGAGAATGTCTAGTCGCGAAAGTCCTTATCGATACCGGCAGCTCAGTCGATCTCATCTTTCGCGACACACTCGACAAAATGGGAGTCGATTTAAGAGATATGAAGCCTTCCTCCCGCACGCTCACTGGCTTCAACGGAGCCTCGGAGCAAATGATCGGAACAATTCATCTTCCAGTATACGCAGGTGGTATAACCCGTACcgtcaagttctccgtcatccGAGCCAAAGCGCCCTACAATGCCATCCTCGGAACACCATGGTTGCATTCCATGAAAGCCGTTCCCTCGACGTACCATCAATGCGTCAAGTTTCCCAGCAAAGACGGAAAAACACAGACGATTCGGGGAGATCAACAAGCCGCGAGAGAACTGCTGATCGCAACTGTAAAGATGCAGCAACAGGCTTCCCTCGTCAACTCCTTCAGTAAACCACTTCACAAGATATACCCCCAGAAGGAGGAAGTTCGCGAAGTCGCAATTGATGAGTCCGACCCAACGAAAATCATCCGAGTTGGCGTCTACCTGTCCGACGACATATGTTCAAGGATCGTCTCTTTCATCAAAGACAACGCTTCAACGTTCGCCTGGAAGACCTCCGACATGAAGGGGATCGACCCCGCAGTTACCTCCCATGAACTGCACGTCGACCCGACGTTCAAACCCATCCGACAGAAGCGACGGAAACTCGGTCCAGAAAGATCTAAAGCAGTGAACGAAGAAGTCGACAGGCTCCTCGACGCGGGTTTTATTACCGAAGTTCGATACCCCTAA
- the LOC106448743 gene encoding uncharacterized protein LOC106448743 produces MDAFSGYNQILMHPDDREKTAFITDRGTYCYKVMPFELKNAGATYQRLVNRMFADQLGNTMEVYIDEIREVQRLTGRIAALNRFISRSTDKCLPFYELLRGNKRFVWDEKCEEAFNQLKHYLTTPPVLSKPEAGDTLSLYIAITSSAVSSVLIREDWGEQKPIFYTSKRMTEPETRYPTLGKMALAVVTSARKLRPYFQSHTIEVLSNQPLRMVMQNTNQSGRLTKWAMELSEHDIVYKNRTAAKSQVLADFLIELTPELEQDLILPSVNWILHVDGSSTSKGSGAGVQLQSPTGELIRQSFSFGFAASNNEAEYESLIAGLRLAKAVKAKRISAYCDSQLVVSQYLGDYDVRNERMDAYLKLVPRGENVCADALAALGSKLHDQVKRTIPIHKIEKPSIDTKAEQAVIIAAINDAMDIDKVESPSQDDHPTDWCKELIDYLAEGLLPVEKWDARRLKRRSAHYVVMDGELHRWTATKVLLKCIAGEETRLVMAETHEGAAGNHSGGRALALKVKNLGFYWPTMNADCETYARKCDKCQRHAKTIHSPTEFLHTLTAPYPFMRWGMDIIGPMPASRQKKFILVLTDYFTKWVEAEAYASITDKEVQNFVWKNIICRHGLPYEIITDNGSQFISHQFKGFCDRWRIRLNMSTPRNLQSNGQAELTNKTIIDGLKK; encoded by the exons atggacgctttctcgggaTACAACCAGATCTTGATGCACCCCGATGATCGCGAGAAGACAGCATTCATCACCGACAGAGGGACTTATTGCTACAAGGTGATGCCCTTCGAGCTAAAAAACGCCGGCGCGACTTATCAGCGACTCGTTAACCGAATGTTCGCTGATCAGCTTGGCAAcaccatggaagtgtacatcgacgAAAT CCGCGAAGTGCAGCGACTAACGGGACGCATAGCAGCTCTCAACAGGTTCATCTCGCGATCGACCGACAAGTGTCTTCCCTTCTACGAGCTACTAAGGGGAAACAAGAGGTTCGTCTGGGATGAAAAATGCGAAGAGGCGttcaatcaactcaagcattatCTCACGACCCCACCCGTACTATCGAAGCCAGAGGCCGGCGACACACTATCTCTCTACATCGCCATCACATCCTCCGCCGTCAGCAGCGTACTGATTCGAGAAGATTGGGGAGAACagaaaccaatcttttacacaagtaaaagaatgacgGAGCCAGAGACGAGATATCCAACACTCGGAAAAATGGCCCTAGCCGTCGTCACCTCGGCCAGAAAACTGCGACCCTATTTCCAGTCGCACACGATCGAAGTACTGTCCAACCAACCACTCAGAATGGTTATGCAAAATACTAACCAGTCGGGACGGTTGACCAAATGGGCGATGGAGCTGAGCGAACATGACATCGTGTACAAGAATCGCACAGCAGCAAAGTCACAAGTCCTTGCCGATTTCTTGATCGAGTTGACGCCAGAGCTGGAGCAAGACCTCATCCTACCAAGTGTAAACTggatcctccacgtcgacggttcATCCACGAGCAAAGGATCAGGAGCAGGAGTGCAATTGCAATCACCAACAGGAGAACTCATTCGGCAGTCATTCAGTTTTGGTTTTGCGGCgtcaaacaacgaagctgagTACGAATCCCTCATCGCGGGGCTCCGTCTCGCCAAGGCGGTGAAAGCCAAAAGAATcagcgcttactgcgactctcaaCTCGTCGTAAGCCAATACCTCGGTGATTACGACGTCCGCAACGAAAggatggacgcctacctcaaactc gttcctCGCGGAGAGAATGTTTGTGCCGACGCCCTCGCCGCTCTGGGAAGCAAGCTACACGACCAAGTCAAGAGGACAATCCCAATCCACAAAATCGAGAAACCGAGCATCGACACGAAGGCAGAACAGGCCGTGATTATAGCAGCGATCAACGACGCGATGGATATCGACAAAGTGGAATCTCCTTCGCAAGATGATCACCCAACAGATTGGTGCAAGGAACTCATCGATTACCTCGCTGAAGGTTTACTGCCCGTCGAGAAATGGGACGCACGGCGACTGAAACGACGTAGCGCACACTACGTCGTCATGGATGGGGAACTACACCGATGGACTGCAACAAAGGTACTACTCAAATGTATCGCCGGCGAAGAAACGAGACTCGTCATGGCCGAAACACACGAAGGAGCAGCAGGCAATCACTCGGGCGGGCGAGCTCTCGcactaaaagttaaaaacctcGGATTCTACTGGCCAACCATGAACGCCGACTGCGAGACATACGCGCGCAAATGCGATAAATGCCAACGTCACGCCAAAACCATACACAGCCCAACGGAGTTTCTCCACACCTTGACTGCTCCATACCCATTTATGCGGTGGGGAATGGACATTATCGGTCCGATGCCAGCATCTCGACAAAAGAAGTTCATCCTGGTTCTCACCGATTACTTCACCAAATGGGTTGAAGCCGAAGCCTATGCCAGCATAACCGACAAGGAAGTACAAAACTTCGTCTGGAAGAACATAATCTGCCGACACGGGCTCCCATACGAGATAATCACGGACAACGGTTCACAATTCATCTCGCATCAATTCAAGGGCTTCTGCGATAGATGGCGCATTCGACTCAACATGTCGACCCCGAGAAACCTGCAAAGTAATGGCCAAGCCGAATTAACGAACAAGACCATCATAGACGGTCTGAAGAAATGA